The following nucleotide sequence is from Cyclobacteriaceae bacterium.
GTTCAAAGCCATGGTTGGATTCTTTACATCAATGTTCAGTTCAACACTGGCGTAAGCACTGAGATTATTCAGATTGTAGGAACCTATGGTCATCCATTTGCTATCGCAGACGGCGATCTTTCCATGAAGTACAGTCTTATTGTATTCAAATATCCGGACTTTGTTCATGAACAGCCATCGGTACAAATAACGCTCGGCATACTTGCTGGTACCAATATCTGAAACACCCGCCAGGATTACCTTGATGGAAACTCCACGTTTTGCTGCACGCTTGATGCTGTTTCTGAACATCTGGCCTGGCAGAAAGTAGGGAGACATTATAATGATCCGGTCTGCCGCGTTATTGAACATTTCAACATAGCTGCGTGATATCTCTCTTCTTCTCCCGATCCAGTCATTTCTTCTTGGGCGCACCTCACAATTCTTCACGATGCCACTCACAGGCAGGTGCGTCGGTTTTACTGTTTCTATAGCAGAAAGTCTGGAAGTTTTAAACCTGCGAATACAAATTCCCGCCAGGCTGGTGCCGATAGTGCCTTCAGAATATAATGCCCAGTCGAGCCATGCTGCACCCTTTTCAGTATCGTTGTATTTGTCGCTGATGTTGAGACCACCCACAAGACAATTGAAGCTGTCGATGACGATCACCTTGTGATGAAGTCTTCTTCCAAGGTAGAATTTCTTTCCCTTGAGAATAGGTGCAAACCAGTGGAAACGAATTCCGGAATCTTTCAGATCCTGGATAAATGCTTTTGATAAATTCTTGGAAGCGTAGGCATCCAGCATCAGGAATATGCGGACGCCACGACGGCTGGCATCTTTTAAGGCTGTTGCAATTCTCTGACCGGTTGCGTCATTGTCAAAGATGTACATCTGAAAGTGAATGATGTGCTTTGCAGAGGAGATCATTTTCTCCAGGAGGTCAAAGTATTCGATTCCGCCCCGGATGAGCTTCACGGAAGTGCCAGCAATGTAGGGTGCATCTTTGGCAGATGTCCTGAATCTTTCAAACATGCTTCAAGGTATGAAACGCTATATAAATACAGAATGGGCTTAAAAGCAAAAACCACCCGAAGGTGGTTTCTACATCAGTATTAAGAATTAAAGTTGTTGTTAGTTAACAACCTTAACTTTAACGGCATTCATACCTTTTTTGCCTCTTTCAGCTTCGTATTCAACCTGATCGTTTTCACGAATCTGGTCGATAAGACCTGAAGAGTGTACAAAAATGTCTTCACCTGAATCAGATGGCTTGATGAAACCAAATCCTTTGGCATCATTGAAAAATTTAACTGTTCCTTGCATTGTTTATTAATTAATTGAGAAAACTCACTGTTTGTTGCATCAACAAGGACTCAAATAAGATTCCCTTTTCAGGAATATTGCATTGAATTGATTGTCTTAATTAAGGAAGGTGGAACTCAAGAGAAAGCCGAAAGGCACTATTGGAACGCACTATTACTTAAAATGCGATGCAAATATATTAGTAATAATTGATTTTATCAAATTCTGAGTGAAAACAGGCATCAGAATGCTGATTGTGGATTAATTTCCACGTGTTGCATGTGGGAATCTTTCTACCCACTCTCATAAACTGTCACAAAAGCTGATTTCCCGTCGCTAAACGATCATTCCGGCTCTTTAACTCCGGATTTTGCCTGATATCACAGTGCGGCCTGAATTTTTCAACAAGGCTTAAAAAACTAAACATAACTATGAAAAATTTAAGAAACGGGTTTTTGGCTTTTGGCGTCGTTATAGCTACCCTGCTATCGAGCTGCGATTCAAAAGAGAAAGCTCAACTCCATAACAAAGTTGATTCACTTACAGTAGAACTGAATCAGCGTAAGGAAGTTGAGAAAACAATGACTGAAGTAGGCTCACTACTTGATTCAATCGATGCTAACCGTCATGCATTGCGCACTAAAATGATTGAAGGAACTTCATACGCTGAATATGTAAGCCGTTTGAAAGACATCAACAATCACATTAGCGCAACTCAGAAGAAGATCGATGAGCTTCAGAAGACAGCCGATAAGAATCGTGTTACTGCAGGAACGATCAAGAGATTGAAAGCTGACCTGGCATCACGTTCTGAGGAAATCACTGCTTTGCAACTTGAGATCGTAACCATGCGTGATCAGAATGCAAATCTTTGGGCTAAGGTTAACAGTAAGGATTCATTGCTTTCTATCAAGGATGAAGTGATCAAGGTGAAAGAATCTGATGTTGCTTCACTTGAAGGTCTTGTAACTGATATCAACGAGCAAAACAGAAATAAGGTAGCCAGCATGTACTATGCACAAGCTCAGGCTCTTGAAACAGCCGCTGAACGTACCAAATTCGCTCCTCGCAAGAAGAAAGAAACACGCCGTGAAGCACTTGAATTATATCGCTTGTCACTTTCAATGGGTAACACTGAAGCACAAGCAAGAATTGACGCACTTGAAAAAGAATTGAGCTAATCTCTCATTCAATATAATGAAGGCCACAGGGTTCGCGCTCTGTGGCTTTTTTATTTACCTTAATGGCATGAAGTGCTTCCTTCCATTTTCTCAGAATCCATCCCCCGCCTACCCTGCCTCCCAATCTCCTGATGGTACCTCGCTAAAAGCCCGGTTTGAAAAAACCACAATGCTGATTTACTACGTACACATATCCGGGACTTTGCTCATTCTTAACTCCGCCGGTCATTAATGTCGAAATTGCCCCAATCGTCAGTCAGGGAAAAGCTCTACAATCTTTGCATTGATTACGTCAGGCAAAGAATGGATGAGGCAGAAGATGCTATACGGGTTATTCAGCGATCTGCAAACGAAGAGACTAAAAGCAGTGCCGGCGACAAGTATGAGACGGGCAGAGCGATGGCCCAGATAGAAATTGAAAAGAGTATGGTCCAGCTGGCTGAGGCAAAAAAGCTAAACCAGGTGCTGATTCAAATAAAGCCAGGAGCTTATGAAACAGTGCAACTGGGAAGTGTTGCGATCACCACGCAGGGTAATTTCTATCTAACCATCAGCGCAGGAAAATTGAGTGTCGACAATGAAACATTCTTCGCGATCTCCCCTGCTTCTCCTATTGGAATGAAGTTATCAGGAAAGGCAAAAGGTGAATCATTTAATTTCAATGGGAAAGAGTTTGTTGTGAAAGAAGTGCTATAGACCGTCTGTCATTAAATTCATTCAAATGTACATGGCTTTAATATTTTTACCTGTATTCCAATTCTAAAGTGGTAGCTGAAAAGAAAGTGAATGTTTTAAGGGATCGGTTTCTTCTGGGGGTCAGCAGTGAGAGCTGGAAATCTGAAATGGATAACGTCTCATCGCGGTATCACTTCATAGGAGCCTGGGTTGCCATCATCTTCGATCCGTTATTCGCCATTACAGATTACTTCAATATTCAACATGGTTGGTTATCCCTCCTGTTTATCCGGTTGGGTATCTCAGCCATTACCATCGGAATGCTCTTAATGAGGAAGAAATTCAGTTTCCCATCCTACTATCTTGTTCTGGTTCCATTCCTGCTCATTTCGCTTCAAAATGCCTATACCTACGACCTTATCACCAGCGAACATTTAATTGGTCACAACCTGAATTATATCGCATTGCTGATCGGAGCATCCATGTTTATGATGTGGGAATTGAGGTACTCACTGCTTGCTTTACTGTTATCAGCACTCGCTACCATCATCTTTGTAGCCTTGAATCCTGCAATCAAGCTGGATGAGTTTTTGATCAAAGGTGGACTGCTGCTGGGAGTCTCCGGAATATTTATGGTAATTCTGATCAATACCCGATACAACCTTACGGTAAAAGAGATAAAGGCAAGACTGGCCCTTCAGCTAAGTAATGCAGAGATCCAGCAACAGTTCATTGAACTGGAGCGGCAAAAGAATTTTATCAATGAGATCAATGAAAATCTTGAATCGCTGGTAAAAGATCGCACACGGGTGCTGGAGAAAAAGAACAAGGCGTTGGAAGAGTACGCGTTTATCAATGCCCACAAGCTACGGGCACCTCTGGCAAGTATACTAGGTCTGATCAATCTCATGAATAATACCGATCACAATGAAGAGTCCAAGAAAGTGATGGACCACCTGCAGCTCTCTGCCGTAAAGCTCGACGAGGTTGTTAATTCCATCACTCAGGCTATTGAGCGGGGTGAACAGGAGAATTAAGGATTGTTCATCGCCGTACAATGATGTGTACAAAAGTGGATAATCAGTCAGAATTCAATATTTCAACTATTTGATTTACAGGTAGTTACAAGCTGGATTGCTCTTTGCAACCAGGTTCTCAAAATTCGCTATGAGAACATTCATTGGTCTGGTTTTGTGGTGCTTCCTGTTAGTAACCTGCTGGCCGTTGGCGCTGGTGCTGATCCTTCTCTTTCCGATTCTCTGGTTGATTCTTCTCCCCTTCAGGATCGTGGGATTGTCGATCGACCTGGTCTTTAAATTTATAACGGCAGTGCTCCTGTTTCCTTTTCGGATATTAAAATCCTCCTAAACAAAAAAGCACTTCCCGAAGGAAGTGCCTTTTCAGATTTATAAGAAAGAGATTAGTTAATAGCAGTAACCGATGTTGTTACATTCATATTAACGCCTCCCTGGATTGTTACAATGTTAGGTGAAGAAGCTCCAAGAGTAATCGTTGAAGTAAGCAGCGCCTGTAAATTTACGTCGTCGTTGCTATCCACATCGTATGATGCAAAGTGCAATTCATACTCACCAGCTTCAACAAAAGCGAGCTTGTAAGTTTTAGCATTCAAAGTGCCTTTTACTTCAGCGCTGGTTACTGCATTCTTGAACAGGATCTTATCATCTCCCTGAGGCTGACCTTCCACTCCTGCATCAAATGTTCCCTTCTTGTAAGCATATACAAAAAGCTTGTCTGCGTTTGTGTTAACTTGTTCAGTGTAATTTCCATTAATAGTAGCCGCATCACTTTGGCTTACCACGCGAACAGAAGCTTTAAGATTATCATTGCTGACAAAATTGTAGCGAACGGCAGCATTATCAACTTTACGGATGGCTTTGCGAATGTCAAAATCAAGGATGATGGTAGATTTTGTATTAGCTGAAACTTTCCATGTATTGTTCAAAGTGATGTCGATTGTACCGCTGTCGCGAAGCTTATACTTAACATTATCGTTTGTTAATACATA
It contains:
- a CDS encoding cold shock domain-containing protein, translating into MQGTVKFFNDAKGFGFIKPSDSGEDIFVHSSGLIDQIRENDQVEYEAERGKKGMNAVKVKVVN
- a CDS encoding 3-oxoacyl-ACP synthase, which produces MSKLPQSSVREKLYNLCIDYVRQRMDEAEDAIRVIQRSANEETKSSAGDKYETGRAMAQIEIEKSMVQLAEAKKLNQVLIQIKPGAYETVQLGSVAITTQGNFYLTISAGKLSVDNETFFAISPASPIGMKLSGKAKGESFNFNGKEFVVKEVL
- a CDS encoding DUF4382 domain-containing protein, which encodes MKTTFLKLGASLALVSALILTQSCSDSDNKSGVGNGEAEFQITDAPTDDADVKGVFVTVTDVKVDGVSVSGFTKQTIDLKAYSEGTTKLLATSNLAAKSYSNLTLVIDSDFDASGTAPGSYVLTNDNVKYKLRDSGTIDITLNNTWKVSANTKSTIILDFDIRKAIRKVDNAAVRYNFVSNDNLKASVRVVSQSDAATINGNYTEQVNTNADKLFVYAYKKGTFDAGVEGQPQGDDKILFKNAVTSAEVKGTLNAKTYKLAFVEAGEYELHFASYDVDSNDDVNLQALLTSTITLGASSPNIVTIQGGVNMNVTTSVTAIN
- a CDS encoding phospholipase, which codes for MFERFRTSAKDAPYIAGTSVKLIRGGIEYFDLLEKMISSAKHIIHFQMYIFDNDATGQRIATALKDASRRGVRIFLMLDAYASKNLSKAFIQDLKDSGIRFHWFAPILKGKKFYLGRRLHHKVIVIDSFNCLVGGLNISDKYNDTEKGAAWLDWALYSEGTIGTSLAGICIRRFKTSRLSAIETVKPTHLPVSGIVKNCEVRPRRNDWIGRRREISRSYVEMFNNAADRIIIMSPYFLPGQMFRNSIKRAAKRGVSIKVILAGVSDIGTSKYAERYLYRWLFMNKVRIFEYNKTVLHGKIAVCDSKWMTIGSYNLNNLSAYASVELNIDVKNPTMALNTENCLTEIMDNHCEEITEEKYHRTTGWLARVMQKLAYNLLRLAAFIVIKKRE